In Mus pahari unplaced genomic scaffold, PAHARI_EIJ_v1.1 scaffold_13051_1, whole genome shotgun sequence, the genomic window GCAGCGCCATAGAAGAGGATGACCACAGTCATGTGGGAGGAGCAGGTGCCAAGGgccttcttcctgccctctgcTGAGTTCATCCTGAGAACAGTGAGGAGGATGGATGAATAAGAGCCTGAAATGACTGTCACAGGGATGAGAAGCataagcacacagcacacatacatgaNGGTCTCATAGAGCCAGGTGTCTGAGCAGGAGAGCTTTGTCACAGCAGGGACCTCACAGAAGAAGTGATGGATCTCCCGGGATCCACAGAATGGGAAGGTCATGGTGACAGGGGTGAACATGAAGCCATCCAAGGATCCTAGGAGCCAACATACAGACATCAGTAGGAGACACACCCTGTGGTTCATGAGGACAGGATACCGGAGTGGATGGCAGATGgctacatagcggtcataggacaTGGCAGCCAGAAGGAAAAATTCTGAACCTGCTAGTGTCACGTAGAGGAACATCTGCATCCCACAGGCAGCAGCTGAGATCTTGTGACTCCCCAGGACCTGGTCCATGAGCATCTTGGGCACAGTGACAGAAATGTACATCATGTCCATGAGGGATAGCTGGCTGATaaaaaagtacatgggtgtgtggagctGGATGTCAGAGAATATCAGCAGGATCAGGAGGGCGTTCCCTATCAAGGCCATCAGGAAAACCACAAATATGACAACAGCGAGCAGGGCAGGGTGTTTGGATTGACTGAAGAGTCCCACCAGGGTAAAATCTGACTGTGTAGTGTAGTTGTTCACCCAGGTGGTGAGGTCCATGGGTGTTTCCTAGGCAACCAAGAATATTTTGGGGTAAGTGTCGTAGAAATAAGTGCTCAATGATTTATGCCTCAACCTGCCTATGCTAAGTTCTCTGGGCCTGAAAATCTAAGGACTGCAAATTACACATAATTCAACCAAAATTTTTTAAGGTTAGAATTCACATCTTGGTCACAGGCATTGGTGATTCAGGATAAATTTTCCATAGTCCAAAGTCATGAACTTTCCTAATGACAGATTATGTCTTCTCTCAAGGACTACGAGCCTGAGAAATGCTGTCCCATGCTAACCCAAACGGGGATTCAGtgacaaaaaaatgtaaaatcaaaattattttgaaaatttgcttttaaatatgaaataagcCTTGGCCTTTATGGTTTGAGGGTGCAATTGGAATCTTCAAGACTGAGGTatgtttcatataaaatattttaaagtaataatttcaAGGAGAAATCTCAACCAGGTGATCCTCCTCAGTCCCCAGCATCTGGAGACGCTAGAGTTTCTGGGCTGCCTGGAGGAAGCCCCACCTTCACACAGGAAGGACAGATGCTCAGAGCCTAAGAGGGTTGGGGAAATCACACAGGAAGGACGATGCTCAGAGCCCAAGAGGCTTGGGGCAAGGAACCCACTTAGCAGCCAATACTGCCACCAGTCCAGCCACTGTCACTCAACCTAGCAGTCCTCCATCTGCTCTACCTAAAAAATGCTACTGAAGATGATGGTGGTCGTGATGATGACGgcgatgatggtgatggtgataactTTGCCTTCTGATTTTGCAAATGTTAAATAAAGCCAAACAatatacgtttttttttttttcagtatcccAAGATAAAAATGCAGgagcacatagacacacagacacacacagacacacacagacacacacagacacagacacacacacacacacacacacacacacacacacacacacacactgttagaGAGTTAAAAACTCACTATCCTGGATAGCCATCTCAGAGGTGGGTAATATTACTGTATTGTTCCCTCCacctcacactcacagacagCCTCTGTGTTAGATGCTGAGAGAAATCCAGGGACACATGAACCCTGCGTTAACTAAACAAGGTCAGTGTCCAGGTATGCTGGGAAAATAGGTAAATGCAAATTAAGTTGGATGGTTTCAATAGGTACAACACAGTAAGAAACAGCATCCCACAGAATGCTTCCATCCTTTCTGACCAATTTCAGAGATTTCTTTGGTTGGGTTTCTGGGGAGAACAATCACATTTACTAGTTAAGAGAACAACAGGCTGGACAGAACACACAGGCCAAAAAGTGGACTGTCTTTTAAGACTCAAAAGGTAATTTTTCCAAGCCCCACAATCATTTCTATGATAATTTACAAAGTAAAAGGTACACATTAAGACATTGAAcagtaaaatatgtaataaatgcTCCAATCTACACCTATAGTTAAAAGTCATGAATCTGACTAGCCATGGCATTGAAAACCACTCAGAGTCCTAGAGGATGAAGCAGTTTTCANTGTTATCAGCCCTGGAACACACGCCCCGCTCCCACCCCCAGCACATTCCAATTTGttgttaacattttataaataaggcaTTAACAATAAATCCATTTTAAATCCAAGAATTAAACAAACTTCCTTTAAGATTTCTGTCCTGGGCAAAACCACACCATTTTCTGGGCAGACATTGAGACCTACTTTTAGCCATTCTGAAATAAAGCGGTTTGCTGGCGATCCCACTTAAATCTAAAGCTTTCCCCATCATTCCAGCTGTAAGCCCATGTTGAACCTGACCCGAAAGACTTTTACTTGTGCTTTTGGTTATGTTGCCTGACTAACGGTTAATTTTGAGGTTTTATTCCTTGTGACTAGCCTACCGTTTCCAGACCCCTAAAGTCCCCTGAAATGATGTGGAGGCATTCCTGACTTATAACCAGGTGTGGCTATAAGCACTCTGGCAAGTCTGCAAGGACTAGGAACCTACAAGGTAACCCGCACTGAGGACACAGTGCACAGCTCTTGGGCTAACAGTCTTTCAGCTTTGTGCATTTTGGCAGTTGACCATAAAGCCAAGAGATGGAATAAAATTTTGATAGATCAAAATGGGTCATCACTTAAAACTGGTTTGCAGAAGTCACCATGTTATTTATACAGTTCCTATGCTGTGGTTCACTCTTAAGGAAAATAGGCTATTAAATGACCATTATTTCCCTGATGCTGAAAACTACAGACAAGGTCTTATGCATCTAATCTGGAATTATAAAATTCACTGTCTCTAAATTCTCCCCATACAAAGAGATCATCGTGAGGGCCTTCTGGGTTCCTCTCCTAAATCAAGGAACGGGAAGTAGTCAACTTTACTTGTGTTAAAGTGAACCCCAAAACAAATCCCCCAAACATACTATCNAAGCCAAGTTTTATATGAcattatatatgcaaaataaagtACAATCTCCACTTGATTCAGTGTTCAAATATCTCTATTTGAATGCCATGCATTGCCTTCATTAATTGTATTTGAAATCACTGGACAGTTGCTTTTGTGGAAACACTGCCTACATtttctagaacaacaacaacaacaaaaaacagcctAAAAATTGTTTCAAGAATGTAGAGAAATATccaatgtaaatagagaaaaaaatgcagcATAGTTACTGTGGCACTGCAGCCATTTCTGCATTTCCCATGTGTCTTGTCTGATGACATACAATATAAAGAGCAATTATGAAAAACAGACATGTACATAGACTTCTAACGTCTTATTGAGAATACCCTGTTGGCATGGGATAGCCGGTCATAGGTGCACCTTCTGTATTAGCAGGATATTCAGGTGCCTGTTGGTTCACACCACTGTGCATATCTGCAATATTACTTCTATGTTGCTGAGTGCTATCATAAAGGTTCTGGTAAGTCCCAGTTGGAATGCCAGTCCTAAAACTGTTCTGTGTACCAGCAGATACACAATTACTTCCAAAGCTCCCATTGGTGTGATTTGCAGTACTGTAAACACAATTCTGAGTTTTAGCTCCCAAATCTCTTAAAAGAACTAGCAGATAGTATATTTTGGTAACTATTAGCAGtaggaaggaaatgaaatttcCACTTTCTGTGTTGTTAGCAATATTCTTAACAAAGGGATTGTGGGACAGAAAGCACAACTCTTAGGCACATTTTACCTCAACGTCAAGactctaaaaatgaaaacagcaaagaaaatctGATACTGAGGACCTTCAAATATCCTATACTACCCAAATTGCTGATGGAGCAGAGAACACATGAAGGTTCTTGTTGCCTTCATATAAATGCCAGACAGATGTGAGACCTATGGAAGGAGATGGaaatagacagagacaggaagagacaagGTAGATTTCTGTTTTACAAAGGAGTATTTAAAGGAAActtagttttattaaaaatttaaatcttttgaaGTTCAAGTTTATGTTTTCCTGCTCTCACAGTTTATGTTTGTATACACAGTGAACAAAGACCAGGCAGGAAGCCAGACCAGTGAACAACTTCTGCTGGCTGAgtggaggtcaggaagcaggtgaggggcaggaggTGTGCTGGGAAGGTCAGAGCCTCTGTTAAGTGGGGGACCACTGGCATCATTGTCCTCAGGCAGCAGTGAGGTCAGGAATGAGGTGTCTGCAGAAGGCAAGGGATTGGGAGCTGTGTGGTCCTTACCCATGCTGTGCCATTTGATGTCCTGTGAACAGCTTGGTGCATTGTTAACCCTTTGTATTACTAAAAGTGAAAGCAGAGCAATGACAGAGCAGCATCCCAAGCCTGCAGCATCCCGGAGTCACCCTGGTGCTTCCAAAGGACTCAGCAAGTTTCTTCTTTTAGAGAAGAGAAGCTTGGGGTCTCAGACATCAGCTTCACTTCACACAACCATTGACAGAATGAGTGCTTGTCCTGCGAGTAAGCACAGAGTGGGTACCTGCCTGGGTTCTATGGGAAACATTATTTCTGCAGAAagatatagttttatttttgattacTCATTGTGTGCTTCATATGATGAAACTTGAATAAAATTAAGACACTTATTTTTGCATTATTGTAACCCTCAAAAATTACCCACACTTGAAATTAAATAAACTACCCAAAAGACAATTTTGATATGAATGCATTGTCATACGAATACTTAAAAATGCAGAAGGAAGTTTAGGTGTGTGTGATGCAGAGGACTACAACAATCCTAGTACTtgtgagactgaggcaggaggattaccaatGTAATCTAGGcaagacttgtgtgtgtgtgtgtgtgtgtgtgtgtgtgtgtgtgtgtgtgtgtaatggactACATATTACTACTTTATTCATAACATGGAAAAAATTCTCAGTAAGGAAGCACTAATGGAAACTTTAGGAAGATCTTGAGTGTgctagtgcacacctttaatcccagcactgggaggcaaaggcatgtAGATTTCTatgtttgaaaccagcctggtcttcagactGAGTCctaagacagctagggctacacagagaaaccttgtgtcaaaaacccaagaatgaagaggaggaggccaattttcttttctcctaataATAAATAAGACAGTAAAGAATAAAGGATAAAAGAGATTGTGTAAGGGGAACAGGCTGTCTAGTGACCACCCTGAGCTGTGCAGACTCTCCTGTCAGGTCGACTCACCTTCAGATGCAGCTGCAGTCTGGGCCACACTGGGCAAGAGGCGGAAGCCGCTTAAGTGCACAAGGAACAGGAGGCACATTACATcatccctggctgaactctgctCATTGCCAGGTNNNNNNNNNNNNNNNNNNNNNNNNNNNNNNNNNNNNNNNNNNNNNNNNNNNNNNNNNNNNNNNNNNNNNNNNNNNNNNNNNNNNNNNNNNNNNNNNNNNNNNNNNNNNNNNNNNNNNNNNNNNNNNNNNNNNNNNNNNNNNNNNNNNNNNNNNNNNNNNNNNNNNNNNNNNNNNNNNNNNNNNNNNNNNNNNNNNNNNNNNNNNNNNNNNNNNNNNNNNNNNNNNNNNNNNNNNNNNNNNNNNNNNNNNNNNNNNNNNNNNNNNNNNNNNNNNNNNNNNNNNNNNNNNNNNNNNNNNNNNNNNNNNNNNNNNNNNNNNNNNNNNNNNNNNNNNNNNNNNNNNNNNNNNNNNNNNNNNNNNNNNNNNNNNNNNNNNNNNNNNNNNNNNNNNNNNNNNNNNNNNNNNNNNNNNNNNNNNNNNNNNNNNNNNNNNNNNNNNNNNNNNNNNNNNNNNNNNNNNNNNNNNNNNNNNNNNNNNNNNNNNNNNNNNNNNNNNNNNNNNNNNNNNNNNNNNNNNNNNNNNNNNNNNNNNNNNNNNNNNNNNNNNNNNNNNNNNNNNNNNNNNNNNNNNNNNNNNNNNNNNNNNNNNNNNNNNNNNNNNNNNNNNNNNNNNNNNNNNNNNNNNNNNNNNNNNNNNNNNNNNNNNNNNNNNNNNNNNNNNNNNNNNNNNNNNNNNNNNNNNNNNNNNNNNNNNNNNNNNNNNCTATCATCCATGGGTCCTGCTGTCAGACACAAACCATATTCATTAGAGCTGTCTTCAGTGttaatatttgtttcattttaaactttcgggatagcatttgtaatgtaaataaagaaaaaaaaagtcacaccctttgtgtggtttaggtacaACCacaactgtggcttcatagaatgaattctgtttctattttgtgaaagagTTTGAAGATTTTTTTGGCATTAAGTCTTccttgaaagtctgatagaattctgcactaaaaccatctggtctgGGCCTTTTTatgattgggagacttttaatgactgctgctatttcttaggggttatgggactgtttatatgGTTTATCTATTTCTGATTtgactttggcacctggtatctgtctagaaaattgtccgtttcatccagattttccagttttgttgagaataggcttttgtagtaggatctaatgattttttgaatttctttggtttcccttgttatgtctcccttttcatttctgattttattaatttggatactgtctctgtgcactctggttagtctggttaaaggtttttctatcttgttaattttctcaaagaacaagctcctagttttgttgattcttgtattttttttttgtttatatttggttgattttagccctgagtttgatcatttcctatcatctactcctcttgggtgtattgcttctttttgtctagaatcttcagatgtgctgttaagctgctagtgcatgttctctctccagtttctatttggaggcactcagagctatgagNTTTCCTCTttccactgctttcattgtgtcccgttttgcatttattttcactaagttctaaagtctttaatttctttgtttctttctttgttcctttctttgtttttttctttgtttctttctttgtttctttgtttgtttgtttgtttgtttctttctttctttctttctttctttctttctttctttctttctttctttctttctttctttcttcctttcttcttgaccaagttatcgttgagtagagCGTTATTCagcttctatgagtgtgtgtgtgtgctttccattgtttttgttggtagttaagagcagccttagtctgtgatgatctggtAGGGTGCATGGCATTATTCCAACCTTCCTGATTCTGTAGAGGCCTGTTTTGtagccaattatatggtcaattttgcagAAGGTGccaggaggtgctgagaagaaggtatattctttggctttagaatgaaatgttctgtagatatctgttaaatccatttgtttcataacttctgttagtttcactatgtctctgtttagattttatttccatgatctgtctattgctgagagtgggatgttgaagtctcccactattattgtgtgaggtgcaatgtgtgctttgagttttagtaaagtttctttcatttatttggttgcccttgcatttgcagcatagatgttcagaattgagagttcatcttggtagatttttcctttgaccagtatagcttccttccttatcttttttgataacttttgtttgaaagttgatttcattcgatattagaatggctactccagcgtgtttcttgggattatttgcttggaaaactgctttccagccctttactctgaggtagattctgtctttgtcattgaggtgcttttcctgtaagcagcaaaatgctgggtcctgtttatgtatccagtcagttagtctatgtcttttt contains:
- the LOC110315240 gene encoding olfactory receptor 2T4-like, which translates into the protein MDLTTWVNNYTTQSDFTLVGLFSQSKHPALLAVVIFVVFLMALIGNALLILLIFSDIQLHTPMYFFISQLSLMDMMYISVTVPKMLMDQVLGSHKISAAACGMQMFLYVTLAGSEFFLLAAMSYDRYVAICHPLRYPVLMNHRVCLLLMSVCWLLGSLDGFMFTPVTMTFPFCGSREIHHFFCEVPAVTKLSCSDTWLYETXMYVCCVLMLLIPVTVISGSYSSILLTVLRMNSAEGRKKALGTCSSHMTVVILFYGAAVYTYMLPASLHTPEKDMVVSVFYTILTPLLNPLIYSFRNKNVTEAMKKLLGVSTLSKKQ